From the Plutella xylostella chromosome 5, ilPluXylo3.1, whole genome shotgun sequence genome, the window TTTGTCAAAGAGACTGACAAACTGACAtcaattagtttttttattgttgtcaTAAACAAAAATGAGGTCGATAACCTTTTTATAGGCTACTGACCTCTTTTGTCGAGCCATTATAGGCCACCGACCTCTTTTGTGGTCCTACCACACTCTCGCTCCCACCCTCAGAATAACGACCAATCACTTCCACTCACCAAAcctctccactccagaactaCCTATCAGTGCTGTGGGGCAAGTTCGCGAGCGAGATCCTGGTGCAGAACTGGGACGGCGCGCTGGACGACCTGACGAAGCTGCGCGAGTTCATCGACAACGGGGCcgcgggcgccgccgccacgcaCATGCaggcgctgcagcagcgcacGTGGCTGGTGCACTGGTCCCTGTTTGTGTTCTTCAACCACGTGAAGGGGCGGGACTTGATCATTGAGATGTTCTTGTACAAGCCGCTGTGagtattattgttttattttctctCTCTGATTTGAGTAtgccttattatttattatgttttttcaaATCATCTCCGTACTTAGTACTTACCAAAGTCTCCTTCCTTATTGGCATATCGGTGTCAAACACTATAGAGCTAGGCTAGGGTTTGTAAACTTGTAAacatggtgaaaggattgcTGGCCATTCAAATTAGCGTCAtttgctgactgcccagggtgcgcgCGGACGCAAAATATGCCATTCAAGGAGGCTCCTTTCGTACATCCTACTTAATTGTATCATCCTACCTAATGTAAGTGGACACATAATTTTCATTTCAGTGCAATAAATGATACATTATGTTACAGATACCTGAACGCCATCCAGACCATGTGCCCGCACATCCTGCGCTACCTGGCGACCGCCGTCATCATCAACCGCTCCCGGCGCAATGCGCTCAAGGACCTCGTCAAAGTCATTCAACAGGAGGCCTACACTTACAGGTATGTGGATTTGCTAGCGGCTTCCAGTGTTAGATCAGTATCCAAGATACTATAATGTCTCTACGATTTTGGTGTTGTATGTCTTTGATTATTTGCAGGGTCTCTAATACCTATACGTAATATATGCCCACTATacaaataatcataaaattacAGACCTCATTAACTTGCAAGTATTCTGGTTACTATGAAGAATATATGATTTTATTGCTTTAAGAAATCTCATACACGCAACCTCTGTAACAGAATGGAAGACCTAgataatttcaataaataagcTTTTAGACGTAACACTGCTGAATCATACTAAATCCCAACCTTCCCTCAGGGACCCAATAACGGAGTTCATCGAGCATCTGTACGTGAACTTCGACTTtgaggcggcgcggcgcaaGCTGAACCAGTGCCAGGCGGTGCTGCAGACGGACTTCTTCCTCATCGCGTGTCTCGACGAGTTCGTGGAGAACGCACGGCTCATGATCTTCGAGACCTTCTGCCGCATACACCAGGTCATCAGCATCGGGTATGTGGATTGTGGTTGTACTGTTGTTACGGTTGATTGGTGGAAGTGAATGATTCGTGTGTGTGGGGTTTGCTTCTGCGGTAATGTAGCTCAGACATGGATGGCCCtattagtattatttttcatgAGATGTGATCGACGGTTGTCCTTAGGTTTTAGTTgattaaggttttttttttaaatgggtCAGCCGTAATATGACTGGCCTgcgtaaattaattttattgactACGGTTGGGTAGGTAATATAACATTATATCATCATATTTTACTACTTGCACTGGTATAAGATTATGTTTAAGTAATCAATCATACAATGTAAACAATGTAATCAATCACACTGTGAAGCTTCATAATTTTCTACCATTTCAGAATTCATGTTATATTAGAAAGCAAGGTAtgaaatcaataatttatctTTCTATTGTTTCTTTACTCCCCACCAGAATGTTAGCTGAAAACCTGAACATGCAGCCGGACGAAGCCGAGTGCTGGATCGTGAACCTCATCCGCAACGCGCGGCTCGACGCGAAGATCGACTCGAAGCTGGGCCACGTGGTGATGGGCGCGCAGCCGCTGTCGCCGTACCAGCAGCTCGTGGAGCGCATCGACTCGCTGGCCGTGCGCTCCGAGGCGCTGACTTCCCTCGTGGAGAGGAAACACAAAGCTCGCAACCAAGATGTAAGTTGGACAAAAGAGGAGGACGCCGTGCAGTTGCATAACTGAGTTTCTCATAAGTTGGACAAAGGAGAGAGCGGCCGTGCAGTTGCAAAACTGAGATTCTAATAGTACTGCTCTTTAATGTTACAAAGTCAAGTGATGCTACCCCAAACTTATGATTgcttatgattttttttacataaaattatattgcaGCGGTAGGAcctattttaacattttatttttctgttGCAGATACGTTGGGGAACCCAAGAATTCTAGTACCCTACATCTTTTTGTTCACCGGTCGCAAATTTTGTGAATAACTCCACATGTTCCAACTacaattttgtattattaaaatattaaatatacatatttatccacataattatttatggtaTTTGTTACCTTTAAAAAATGAAGTATTAGTTTTCTTATACCACTTGAACTAACTAGGGGGAAGGAAGTAGAATAAAAGTAAGCTCTAacacattaataattatttatttggttttCATACTATTCTACAGGCTTGATGGTAATAAATCTAGACAATATAAAAACAACCATGATTGTAGATATGACGAAGCAGATAACAAATGTATAGAATGAGTCCTCAGAGAAGACGTCAGTGAATGCTGGTATCTGGTTGTATATCTCCTCCACAACATGCATGTTTCCTTTAGAGCGAGTCATTTTAATCACTTCTTCTTGCTCTTCTTCTTTTCCAATTTAGTCTGTATAGTGGAGGCGGGCTGCTCCACCGGGGCTGCGGCACTGATGTGCTTGTTCAGTAATTGCAAGAGCTCTAGGCAAGTTAAGTTACCACTCTTCAGAGTAActtgtttgtattttgtagtttCTGAAATAGAATAtaagatatacctactataaatttatgttatttacttCCCTCTGATGAAAAAGAGGGATGTACAgcatgttatttaaaaaaagtggTGTGTGTCTTTAGCTTCAAAAAGCTAGGTTTAAAAAAGGGGAAACTGTTCAAATATTCCtcaattaatttgaaataaacatGTTTATCAAATATATTGCTACAGGCTGATGATAAATGATTAATATTTGGTGTttacaaataagtacttagtaacatgaataataaaattatgttaccTGCTACTGAAGGCACAAGGGCAATATCAATAGTAGGTTCGCTACGATCGCACACAACTTCAGTTTTCAAAGTACAGTTTGGATTCGTCAAGCTTATCTTCTTTGAACTGATCAAATGCAAGAAGTCTCTGAAAAAGTattcaatgtttatttataacctaGACAAGTGATTTTTAGCTGGACAGCTTAGATTCTTAAgaactttataataaatcattgttGCATTAGCTTAATTAGATCAGTATTAGCGCAAAGTATTTTTAGCAAAGAGACTAGAGCTTATTCACAAAACTTACCGAGTGTGCTTTACATTATCTCCAAATGGGTCAAATTTCACAGTGATTCTCTTGGCTGCTTTTAGATTTACTGATCTAAGCTGTTTACCAATAGCTGAAACAACCCCTCCGGATCTGCGCAATGCTCCACTGAATGGAACAGACATAATTTTCAGAGAATTTTCAGGAACGAGAGAAAATCGATCAAGTTTttaaaacaacacatttaCAGAGGTTGTTATcaacaataaatttatataatggTATATAGTGTagtatcaaatatttttctttttagtttttatgtttataaataaataaatcaacatgaaatcatcatttatttcacttATTTCGATTAGAAATGATTTCAATAAGTAATACGTTACTCCAAAAATGCTTGTATAAGTTTTTCTCTCAGAATAAGGATTCTACTATAATAAatgctcagaataatatttcaaGATTGTCTATGGTGCTAGCGGCAGACGCATATCTGTGGATAccctaatattttaattagttgtCTATGGCAAACTAATTAAacttttgtctatggtttaaaaaaaagaatgtcaAATTAGATTGCAAAACGTCAAATTACGGACAATATCCACATCGCCCAAATTATCACATTTTGAGTATTttgttacaaaatatttagttatttcttacatttctGCTGTACGTTGCCTTAATAAAATACTAAGATGTACCCCGTTGGTCAAGGTGAGTTGCAAAGAGGTACTCAAGTGAAGAGCGTGTCCTTTGTTTGACTGCCCTAAATATCGATGCTTGCAGGCATCGTGCGTCTCGATTTACAATCTGAATTGAAACTGTATCAGAAGTTGTAAGAATGGCTGATTTGTTTGTTTCTGCTGTTATCGACACAGCTCCAGCGGGGGAGACGAGCACGGCGGCGGTGGGAGTAGCGGGGGCGGtgagcgcggcggcgggggccaCTGGGGCCTCCCCGGGGGCCGCGACCACTGCGGCGTCCCCCGGCACCCCCAGCACGGGCGTGCCGGCGGCGGGCGCCATCGCGCTGGTGTCGCCCGGcgtggcgccgccgcccgaccTGCCCGTGCTCACGTGCCCGCGCCGCCCCAACCTCGGCCATGAGGGCCGCCCCATCATGCTCCGCGCCAACCACTTTCAAATATCCATGCCCAGGGGCTTCGTACACCATTATGATGTCACCATACAACCTGATAAATGTCCCAGGAAGGTAATTATGCTCAATTTAtaagcttgtttttttttgctggTATCAGCTTTATGTAACGTAACATGCATTTCTAACCATTTTAGTTGTAGAATAAGTGGAAATCCTTTAAGTTACTtccaatttatttgtttttgttattgtttactaTAAATCTGTGCAGCAAACTTATTTTCCTTATGTTTTAGGTAAATCGAGAAATAGTGGAGACTATGGTCCACTGTTATAACAAGATCTTTGGAGCTCTGAAACCAGTGTTTGATGGCAGAAATAACTTGTACACCAGAGATCCCCTGCCTATTGGCAATGACAGAGTTGAACTGGAAGTTATATTGCCAGGTGAAGGAAAAGACAGAGTATTCCGAGTTGCAATCAAATGGGTGGCCCAGGTATGTTAACCATTATTGACAGTAATCATGGATTTAATTCACCAATACTATGTTAAAAGTACTGCAAATTGTGCATCTTTTTAACCATATCTGTAACTTTTTAGGTGTCATTGTTTGCATTAGAAGAGGCTCTGGAGGGGCGAACACGACAGATACCTTATGATGCTATATTAGCCCTAGATGTAGTGATGCGACACCTCCCCTCCATGATGTACACCCCCGTGGGCAGATCCTTCTTCTCATCTCCTGAAGGCTACTATCACCCACTTGGAGGAGGCAGAGAAGTCTGGTTTGGTTTCCATCAGTCAGTCCGGCCGAGTCAATGGAAGATGATGTTGAATATTGATGGTGAGTGTATAGTTTTGGAGTCTATAATTATTCAGGGATCTCAAGAGTTGCAACAATCTTCACCTGTGCCTTTTTGTGTTATAATTTGAACATGCAAATGGTGTTGAGTGACCATAAGCAGTAATTTTATGTGTTGGtgctaataaaattatagtttttttacagTTGCAATTAGGCtttcatttatcaattatCATACACCTGCATAGTGCATGCCCATTATGCTACAATTACTGTTGATGTTGTTGTCTTTCTTCATTATTAATCAATTTTTTGTTCACAGTGTCTGCAACTGCGTTTTACAAAGCCCAGCCAGTCATTGAGTTTATGTGTGAAGTGCTAGATATAAGGGACATTAATGAGCAGCGTAAGCCTCTGACAGATTCACAAAGAGTGAAGTTCACAAAAGAGATAAAAGGTTTGAAGATTGAAATCACCCACTGCGGGACTATGAAGAGGAAATACAGAGTGTGCAATGTGACAAGGAGGCCAGCACAGATGCAGTCGTAAGTGATTCATGCTCATAACCATTgcttaattaggtactttggtttaaaattagttcttaataattatcattatatctatacaaatgtattttatccttGATAAATCTTTTCATCAtcaaatcataaaaaatattgtaattacataatggCTTCATAACCTTTTCGAATATaagctacctacctacaaattaCCGTAGAAATAAGGGAATACAAAATGGCAAGCTATTTACAGTTCAGGACCCAGGAACCTAAATGTATACATAgcctaataaatataactgtCCAATACTACCACTAACATGCTCTTGCACCATAAGCATCCTTACAATCGCCACACAAACAACCCAAAACCAACCGCCCAACAGGTTCCCCTTACAACTGGACAACGGGCAGACAGTCGAGTGCACGGTAGCCAAGTACTTCCTGGACAAGTACAAGATGAAGCTGCGCTACCCGCACCTGCCCTGCCTGCAGGTGGGGCAGGAGCACAAGCACACGTACCTGCCGCTGGAGGTGTGCAACATCGTGCCCGGGCAGCGCTGCATCAAGAAGCTCACTGATATGCAGACGTCTACTATGATCAAAGCCACGGCCAGATCTGCTCCGGATAGGTAAGGATTTGATTAAGTTTAGATGGGGTTAGCAGTGGTTTAAGTTCacatgttttaattaaatatgtagtagatgaaaagtaggtacaatgaGGTTTTCTCAATCTTGCATTTTTTCTATAGTGGGTTAGTAGGAAAGTAGGAAGTGAGCTCATGATGAGTCATCGTTTACGGTTTCATATTGCCTTTATAAAATTGCAGCGTAACTAATTTTGGTTGTAAAACCAAAGTTTTCTTGCAGGAAGTCCTGCTAACATGCAATGTGTTACAATGTAGCCCCATAAAATTTTCGTTATAAAAACCAAATGTATACTGCTTTCTATTTTTTCATGTGAAGCCTTATGGGTACGGCATATCCGGCCCACGTATGATATATGGGTTCATATTGCCATATATGTATTCAAATTTGTAAAGAGAGAAGTCATGGCTCCATGGTCGAAAAAAGATACAAGCTTGCAAAAACGAACATGAACATCACAAAGAAATCTGTATGGtcaagatattttattttccgaGATTTCTGCATCAATAGCTTCATACGTTTATTGGTCAGACACATGGCCCCAAACCTTGCTAcccatataattataattaaatttatactaaCCTCAACACTCCAACCCTCAGGGAGCGCGAAATAAACAACCTGGTGCGTCGCGCGAACTTCAACACGGACCTGTACGTGAAGGAGTTCGGGCTCACCATCTCCAACAACATGATGGAGGTGCGCGGCCGCGTGCTGCCGCCGCCCAAGCTGCAGTACGGCGGGCGGGTGTCGTCGCTGGGAGGGCAggtgagataaaaaaaaaaacaaataaacagaGCGAGCTAATAATCAATGGTAATGAAGCTATCATGGATCGGCTTCAGCCCTTGTCGACCTATCAAAAGGTGTAGGAGATAACACCATGGTTCGCAACATTCATCATTAAAGAATAGTCCACCGCTGGGCATAGGCCTCTTCCTACGGGGTGTTAGCTCGGATCATTACGTGAAGGAGTTCGGGCTCACCATCTCCAACAACATGATGGAGGTGCGCGGCCGCGTGCTGCCGCCGCCCAAGCTGCAGTACGGCGGCCGGGTGTCGTCGCTGGGAGGGCAGGTGAGAGAgagctaataaataataagaataatatttattcaaaaaacTATAGGTAGTATTTACCTTTAGCATTAAGATTTGaccaatttttaaaatactacctatagttttctgaataaatattattcttataatgatgatgaagctATCGTGTTGTTTGTTCAGACCATATCATCCAATGAGGGGTAGACAGCTTTGCTACATTTGCCAAGTTCACCTCCCATTATCAGCGGATAATTTTATCCATTGTTGGACTCAGGGCATCCTCAGCAATTGCGAGGATTACTGGAAACCATAAGAAAAATGTTGGATGATCCAACTTCTTCTTAACGCGATAGGATTATTAATTTGCTAGGCTAGTTTGGCCTTTTTGCACCATTGGGGAAATCCATGCTAGCCTGATTGCAAAACAATAATCCGTTGTCTTTCAAAAGATTTCTATAAGTTTAAATGGTGATACATCGCAAatgtataacataatattatgtgtgttTCTCAGGCACTGCCGAACCAGGGCGTGTGGGACATGCGCGGCAAGCAGTTCTTCATGGGCGTGGAGATCCGCGTGTGGGCCATCGCCTGCTTCGCGCCGCAGCGGACCGTGCGCGAGGACGCTCTCAAGTAACTattacaatatacctacctactgttgTTTTTGTGTCTCGGACTGTTGATGTCGTGAAGCTCGATTAATATCTATGTacttacacttttgtacctattCATGCAACGGATTTTGAGGTACAAAACTAATGCTACAtcttaaggggatccctaaagctaaaatgctaaagtcggcttgatatacttgattagattggaaaaacggtggcttctatcacattgataaaaatatattttgtagcagagggtatactgaacatgttagttgcttataaattgg encodes:
- the LOC105389300 gene encoding eukaryotic translation initiation factor 3 subunit E, which encodes MMSYSKFDLTFKIGQYLDRHLVFPLLEFLAAKETYDQSELLQAKLEILSKTNMIDYVIDIRRMLYPDEDTPEEIKTRRGVVLSQLQELQDAVEPVLRLMQRDDVMKTVETMRDPKTLINYLTTNKEFDFKIEMIDSMYQLAKYRYECGNYVESASYLYFCQLVMAPTDKNYLSVLWGKFASEILVQNWDGALDDLTKLREFIDNGAAGAAATHMQALQQRTWLVHWSLFVFFNHVKGRDLIIEMFLYKPLYLNAIQTMCPHILRYLATAVIINRSRRNALKDLVKVIQQEAYTYRDPITEFIEHLYVNFDFEAARRKLNQCQAVLQTDFFLIACLDEFVENARLMIFETFCRIHQVISIGMLAENLNMQPDEAECWIVNLIRNARLDAKIDSKLGHVVMGAQPLSPYQQLVERIDSLAVRSEALTSLVERKHKARNQDIRWGTQEF
- the LOC119692392 gene encoding uncharacterized protein LOC119692392, which encodes MTRSKGNMHVVEEIYNQIPAFTDVFSEDSFYTFVICFVISTIMVVFILSRFITIKPVE
- the LOC105389298 gene encoding 39S ribosomal protein L53, mitochondrial: MSVPFSGALRRSGGVVSAIGKQLRSVNLKAAKRITVKFDPFGDNVKHTRDFLHLISSKKISLTNPNCTLKTEVVCDRSEPTIDIALVPSVAETTKYKQVTLKSGNLTCLELLQLLNKHISAAAPVEQPASTIQTKLEKKKSKKK
- the LOC105389297 gene encoding protein argonaute-2 isoform X2; protein product: MYPVGQVIDTAPAGETSTAAVGVAGAVSAAAGATGASPGAATTAASPGTPSTGVPAAGAIALVSPGVAPPPDLPVLTCPRRPNLGHEGRPIMLRANHFQISMPRGFVHHYDVTIQPDKCPRKVNREIVETMVHCYNKIFGALKPVFDGRNNLYTRDPLPIGNDRVELEVILPGEGKDRVFRVAIKWVAQVSLFALEEALEGRTRQIPYDAILALDVVMRHLPSMMYTPVGRSFFSSPEGYYHPLGGGREVWFGFHQSVRPSQWKMMLNIDVSATAFYKAQPVIEFMCEVLDIRDINEQRKPLTDSQRVKFTKEIKGLKIEITHCGTMKRKYRVCNVTRRPAQMQSFPLQLDNGQTVECTVAKYFLDKYKMKLRYPHLPCLQVGQEHKHTYLPLEVCNIVPGQRCIKKLTDMQTSTMIKATARSAPDREREINNLVRRANFNTDLYVKEFGLTISNNMMEVRGRVLPPPKLQYGGRVSSLGGQALPNQGVWDMRGKQFFMGVEIRVWAIACFAPQRTVREDALKNFTQQLQKISNDAGMPIIGQPCFCKYATGPDQVEPMFKYLKSTFVQLQLVVVVLPGKTPVYAEVKRVGDTVLGMATQCVQAKNVNKTSPQTLSNLCLKINVKLGGINSILVPSLRPKVFNEPVIFLGVDVTHPPAGDNKKPSIAAVVGSMDAHPSRYAATVRVQQHSDAFHRQEIVQEMSSMVQELLIMFYKSTGGFKPHRIIMYRDGISEGQFIHVLQHELTAVREACIKLEAEYKPGITFIVVQKRHHTRLFCADKKEQSGKSGNIPAGTTVDLGITHPTEFDFYLCSHQGIQGTSRPSHYHVLWDDNHFGSDELQCLTYQLCHTYVRCTRSVSIPAPAYYAHLVAFRARYHLVEKEHDSGEGSHQSGCSEDRTPGAMARAITVHAVTKKVMYFA
- the LOC105389297 gene encoding protein argonaute-2 isoform X3 — translated: MYPVGQAPAGETSTAAVGVAGAVSAAAGATGASPGAATTAASPGTPSTGVPAAGAIALVSPGVAPPPDLPVLTCPRRPNLGHEGRPIMLRANHFQISMPRGFVHHYDVTIQPDKCPRKVNREIVETMVHCYNKIFGALKPVFDGRNNLYTRDPLPIGNDRVELEVILPGEGKDRVFRVAIKWVAQVSLFALEEALEGRTRQIPYDAILALDVVMRHLPSMMYTPVGRSFFSSPEGYYHPLGGGREVWFGFHQSVRPSQWKMMLNIDVSATAFYKAQPVIEFMCEVLDIRDINEQRKPLTDSQRVKFTKEIKGLKIEITHCGTMKRKYRVCNVTRRPAQMQSFPLQLDNGQTVECTVAKYFLDKYKMKLRYPHLPCLQVGQEHKHTYLPLEVCNIVPGQRCIKKLTDMQTSTMIKATARSAPDREREINNLVRRANFNTDLYVKEFGLTISNNMMEVRGRVLPPPKLQYGGRVSSLGGQALPNQGVWDMRGKQFFMGVEIRVWAIACFAPQRTVREDALKNFTQQLQKISNDAGMPIIGQPCFCKYATGPDQVEPMFKYLKSTFVQLQLVVVVLPGKTPVYAEVKRVGDTVLGMATQCVQAKNVNKTSPQTLSNLCLKINVKLGGINSILVPSLRPKVFNEPVIFLGVDVTHPPAGDNKKPSIAAVVGSMDAHPSRYAATVRVQQHSDAFHRQEIVQEMSSMVQELLIMFYKSTGGFKPHRIIMYRDGISEGQFIHVLQHELTAVREACIKLEAEYKPGITFIVVQKRHHTRLFCADKKEQSGKSGNIPAGTTVDLGITHPTEFDFYLCSHQGIQGTSRPSHYHVLWDDNHFGSDELQCLTYQLCHTYVRCTRSVSIPAPAYYAHLVAFRARYHLVEKEHDSGEGSHQSGCSEDRTPGAMARAITVHAVTKKVMYFA
- the LOC105389297 gene encoding protein argonaute-2 isoform X6; its protein translation is MYPVGQAPAGETSTAAVGVAGAVSAAAGATGASPGAATTAASPGTPSTGVPAAGAIALVSPGVAPPPDLPVLTCPRRPNLGHEGRPIMLRANHFQISMPRGFVHHYDVTIQPDKCPRKVNREIVETMVHCYNKIFGALKPVFDGRNNLYTRDPLPIGNDRVELEVILPGEGKDRVFRVAIKWVAQVSLFALEEALEGRTRQIPYDAILALDVVMRHLPSMMYTPVGRSFFSSPEGYYHPLGGGREVWFGFHQSVRPSQWKMMLNIDVSATAFYKAQPVIEFMCEVLDIRDINEQRKPLTDSQRVKFTKEIKGLKIEITHCGTMKRKYRVCNVTRRPAQMQSFPLQLDNGQTVECTVAKYFLDKYKMKLRYPHLPCLQVGQEHKHTYLPLEVCNIVPGQRCIKKLTDMQTSTMIKATARSAPDREREINNLVRRANFNTDLYVKEFGLTISNNMMEVRGRVLPPPKLQYGGRVSSLGGQALPNQGVWDMRGKQFFMGVEIRVWAIACFAPQRTVREDALKNFTQQLQKISNDAGMPIIGQPCFCKYATGPDQVEPMFKYLKSTFVQLQLVVVVLPGKTPVYAEVKRVGDTVLGMATQCVQAKNVNKTSPQTLSNLCLKINVKLGGINSILVPSLRPKVFNEPVIFLGVDVTHPPAGDNKKPSIAAVVGSMDAHPSRYAATVRVQQHRQEIVQEMSSMVQELLIMFYKSTGGFKPHRIIMYRDGISEGQFIHVLQHELTAVREACIKLEAEYKPGITFIVVQKRHHTRLFCADKKEQSGKSGNIPAGTTVDLGITHPTEFDFYLCSHQGIQGTSRPSHYHVLWDDNHFGSDELQCLTYQLCHTYVRCTRSVSIPAPAYYAHLVAFRARYHLVEKEHDSGEGSHQSGCSEDRTPGAMARAITVHAVTKKVMYFA
- the LOC105389297 gene encoding protein argonaute-2 isoform X5, which gives rise to MYPVGQVIDTAPAGETSTAAVGVAGAVSAAAGATGASPGAATTAASPGTPSTGVPAAGAIALVSPGVAPPPDLPVLTCPRRPNLGHEGRPIMLRANHFQISMPRGFVHHYDVTIQPDKCPRKVNREIVETMVHCYNKIFGALKPVFDGRNNLYTRDPLPIGNDRVELEVILPGEGKDRVFRVAIKWVAQVSLFALEEALEGRTRQIPYDAILALDVVMRHLPSMMYTPVGRSFFSSPEGYYHPLGGGREVWFGFHQSVRPSQWKMMLNIDVSATAFYKAQPVIEFMCEVLDIRDINEQRKPLTDSQRVKFTKEIKGLKIEITHCGTMKRKYRVCNVTRRPAQMQSFPLQLDNGQTVECTVAKYFLDKYKMKLRYPHLPCLQVGQEHKHTYLPLEVCNIVPGQRCIKKLTDMQTSTMIKATARSAPDREREINNLVRRANFNTDLYVKEFGLTISNNMMEVRGRVLPPPKLQYGGRVSSLGGQALPNQGVWDMRGKQFFMGVEIRVWAIACFAPQRTVREDALKNFTQQLQKISNDAGMPIIGQPCFCKYATGPDQVEPMFKYLKSTFVQLQLVVVVLPGKTPVYAEVKRVGDTVLGMATQCVQAKNVNKTSPQTLSNLCLKINVKLGGINSILVPSLRPKVFNEPVIFLGVDVTHPPAGDNKKPSIAAVVGSMDAHPSRYAATVRVQQHRQEIVQEMSSMVQELLIMFYKSTGGFKPHRIIMYRDGISEGQFIHVLQHELTAVREACIKLEAEYKPGITFIVVQKRHHTRLFCADKKEQSGKSGNIPAGTTVDLGITHPTEFDFYLCSHQGIQGTSRPSHYHVLWDDNHFGSDELQCLTYQLCHTYVRCTRSVSIPAPAYYAHLVAFRARYHLVEKEHDSGEGSHQSGCSEDRTPGAMARAITVHAVTKKVMYFA
- the LOC105389297 gene encoding protein argonaute-2 isoform X1, whose protein sequence is MYPVGQVIDTAPAGETSTAAVGVAGAVSAAAGATGASPGAATTAASPGTPSTGVPAAGAIALVSPGVAPPPDLPVLTCPRRPNLGHEGRPIMLRANHFQISMPRGFVHHYDVTIQPDKCPRKVNREIVETMVHCYNKIFGALKPVFDGRNNLYTRDPLPIGNDRVELEVILPGEGKDRVFRVAIKWVAQVSLFALEEALEGRTRQIPYDAILALDVVMRHLPSMMYTPVGRSFFSSPEGYYHPLGGGREVWFGFHQSVRPSQWKMMLNIDVSATAFYKAQPVIEFMCEVLDIRDINEQRKPLTDSQRVKFTKEIKGLKIEITHCGTMKRKYRVCNVTRRPAQMQSFPLQLDNGQTVECTVAKYFLDKYKMKLRYPHLPCLQVGQEHKHTYLPLEVCNIVPGQRCIKKLTDMQTSTMIKATARSAPDREREINNLVRRANFNTDLYVKEFGLTISNNMMEVRGRVLPPPKLQYGGRVSSLGGQALPNQGVWDMRGKQFFMGVEIRVWAIACFAPQRTVREDALKNFTQQLQKISNDAGMPIIGQPCFCKYATGPDQVEPMFKYLKSTFVQLQLVVVVLPGKTPVYAEVKRVGDTVLGMATQCVQAKNVNKTSPQTLSNLCLKINVKLGGINSILVPSLRPKVFNEPVIFLGVDVTHPPAGDNKKPSIAAVVGSMDAHPSRYAATVRVQQHSDAFHRQEIVQEMSSMVQELLIMFYKSTGGFKPHRIIMYRDGISEGQFIHVLQHELTAVREACIKLEAEYKPGITFIVVQKRHHTRLFCADKKEQSGKSGNIPAGTTVDLGITHPTEFDFYLCSHQGIQGTSRPSHYHVLWDDNHFGSDELQCLTYQLCHTYVRCTRSVSIPAPAYYAHLVAFRARYHLVEKEHDSGEGSHQSGCSEDRTPGAMARAITVHAVTKKVMYFA
- the LOC105389297 gene encoding protein argonaute-2 isoform X4, which encodes MYPVGQVIDTAPAGETSTAAVGVAGAVSAAAGATGASPGAATTAASPGTPSTGVPAAGAIALVSPGVAPPPDLPVLTCPRRPNLGHEGRPIMLRANHFQISMPRGFVHHYDVTIQPDKCPRKVNREIVETMVHCYNKIFGALKPVFDGRNNLYTRDPLPIGNDRVELEVILPGEGKDRVFRVAIKWVAQVSLFALEEALEGRTRQIPYDAILALDVVMRHLPSMMYTPVGRSFFSSPEGYYHPLGGGREVWFGFHQSVRPSQWKMMLNIDVSATAFYKAQPVIEFMCEVLDIRDINEQRKPLTDSQRVKFTKEIKGLKIEITHCGTMKRKYRVCNVTRRPAQMQSFPLQLDNGQTVECTVAKYFLDKYKMKLRYPHLPCLQVGQEHKHTYLPLEVCNIVPGQRCIKKLTDMQTSTMIKATARSAPDREREINNLVRRANFNTDLYVKEFGLTISNNMMEVRGRVLPPPKLQYGGRVSSLGGQALPNQGVWDMRGKQFFMGVEIRVWAIACFAPQRTVREDALKNFTQQLQKISNDAGMPIIGQPCFCKYATGPDQVEPMFKYLKSTFVQLQLVVVVLPGKTPVYAEVKRVGDTVLGMATQCVQAKNVNKTSPQTLSNLCLKINVKLGGINSILVPSLRPKVFNEPVIFLGVDVTHPPAGDNKKPSIAAVVGSMDAHPSRYAATVRVQQHRQEIVQEMSSMVQELLIMFYKSTGGFKPHRIIMYRDGISEGQFIHVLQHELTAVREACIKLEAEYKPGITFIVVQKRHHTRLFCADKKEQSGKSGNIPAGTTVDLGITHPTEFDFYLCSHQGIQGTSRPSHYHVLWDDNHFGSDELQCLTYQLCHTYVRCTRSVSIPAPAYYAHLVAFRARYHLVEKEHDSGEGSHQSGCSEDRTPGAMARAITVHAVTKKVMYFA